The genomic region gtaattttatttaatgaaaaaaaattaatggtaaatagaggtagctCGGGCGTAACCAGCACCAATACTAGTGAATTATGAATTTGAGAAACGTCACCTGAGTTGAAGTGGACCTCGTGGAAAACGAGCGTACATGATGGACGACTTAATCAGGTTATATTCTCTACAAATATTGCTGTGAGCCTGTGACAGGCCTACATGACTACATGTGTCAGCCAAATGCTTGGTCAAATATAAATCACAAATGTATCCAAAATGATGAATAGAAATTTCTTATTATCTTCCTACTTATCAATGATGAATGACAAATTAACAATGTAATAGGAGTAAttatttctattttatttttcttgtcaAATGAGGCACACATGCATTACAAAGGTGGACAAAGTTGAACTTGTGACTTAATATCTATTATGCCTCCATCTTAACCAGTAGATTAAGACCTCTTCGATAATAACATTGTAATGTCGATATCGAGGCACACATTATTATAACTCATACATTAATTCATAATCCCAAATGCTAAAAAGGCTAATTAGTGATGGATTTAGATGATTTTCTATGAGTTTTAAGATCATCAACCTCAACATTTCGGATCTTCATCACATTTAAACGGCGATGTGGAATAATACAAGAATGGAGGATGAATAACATTGTAATAATTATTTCAATTTCATTTTTCTTGTCGAAGGAGGCACATATGCATTACAGTATACAAAGGTGGGCAGAATCGAACCCGAGACTTAATATCTATTATACCTGCATCCTATTCACTAAATTAAGACATCTTCGATAATGACATCGTAATATCACATTAATTCATAATCCCAAATGCAAAAAAGTCTAACTAGTCATAGATTTAGATGATTTTCTAAGAGTTTTAAGATCATCAACTAAATCATAAACATGTTGGTAAGAAGACCCTCCAACCTCAACAGCTTCCTTACACTTAACCATATACTCTTCCACCCTTTTCCTCATCCCAACCACCTCTTCCCCACCATCCATCATTCGcgccaccgccaccgccacctTCTCTTTCGACACATTAAGCTTCGGCTCCGCATCTTCCGACATCCACTCCTCATTCCCCACTCGAATCCCAACCTTTAACACATCCACAACTAAACTCTCATTAAAAAATTGCTCTGCCCTTAAAGGCCAAGTAATCATAGTTACGCCACTGCTTAAACCTTCTAATATCGAGTTCCATCCACAATGAGTCATAAACGCGCCCACACTCGGGTGACTAAGTATCGAAACCTGTGGGGCCCATTCTTTGATTATTAATCCTTGGTTTGATTTCTTGATCCGATCTTCGAATCCCATAGGGAACCAATTTTCGTCGAACAAGTTCACTCTCGCTACCCAAACGAACGGCTTTCCGGAACTTTCAAGTCCGAAAGCGAGCTCGTGGGATTGCTCCCTGCAGAGTGCAGCATAGCTCCCGAAACTCACGTATACGACAGAGTTCGGGAGCTTGCTGTCTAGCCACTGCATTGTACTATCAATTTTGCCGTCTCCATTATGTTTGTCATCAGACATTTTTATCGCAGAATAACAATGAAGCGGGCCGACGAGAAAAAGTCGTTTCCTTCTTAAAACACGTTTACAATAATCCACGTAACTAACCTCCAATTCATCGAAACTATTAACCATCATCGCATAGCTTTGTTCGACAGACCGCTGAACAGCGTCAAGGAATTCAGCCCCAACAGTCTGACCCCTGAATGAATCCGGGATACCAGACCGGGTGAAATACACCCGGTCTGGCAACCCCGGCAGGAAAAACGGTTCACTGTCCGAACCCACAGTATGATGAGGAGTGAACCGGGTCAGACTGTCTTGTGCGCACAGCACAAACAAGCTAGAGCTGTGGAACACAATCCACGGCACCTCGACCGCCTTGGAAACATCTAAGGCCCACGGGTACAGCGGATCGGTGACTAGACAGTCGGCGCGATTCTCGACAAGGATGTCGAGAATAGTACCCTTGAGCATGAAAATCGCTTTAAATAATTTAGCTTTGACTTCATTCGACGTCGAGTTTAGAATCCCGTCAATGTTGTCCGGGAGACCGACTTTGGCTGTCGGTAATTCGACAGTCACGAAGCTGATATCATGACCGGCTTCGTGGGCATGGTTAATGATATTTTGGAAAAGGTCCGCGTTTCGTGGGGTAGTGATtattttgactttgacttgtgGGTGAGTAGCGAAGAGTCTAGCCGCGTTGATCATAGGACCAAGGTGGCCACTCCCAACGATAAATGGGAGGAAGAATATCTTCACTTTGGTTTCAATTTCATCAATTCTGGTTGACATTTTGTATTTTTTTCCGTAAGTTCTGAGGTGAACGTACTGCTGAAATTGATTGTGATCAATATATCTCTGTGTGttgtatagatagatagatacaaACAAAATTCTACAGGTATCAAATGTTGAATTTGGAGTTCCATTAATCGGTTTTCTTATTTATgaaacaataggtcttggtatagacgggtggggcgaacagacgggtaaagacctctaataaaatgggtagggggacaaggtggggcacccccatgtgcttctcactttatggcaaatgggtattttgtgagggaaaatggtatcgtctatacgtatagacggatagtgtccgtctataatgagaatttgtgtttatgaAAACGGGTTGAATGTGACCGGTAAAGCTCACTAAAGTTATATGATCCATTGGGCTTAGATTTGTCTCAGTCAGTACGGTTAAGTACATAGTGTGATGGTACTTATAAGTGTAGGGCCTGTTTATTATACAATGGGCAGCCTGATAGGCCCAAATACAATTTTATTATGACTAGGTCTCTTCCTGTCTAGAATACCTCTAACCTATTTAATTTATTGGGTTAACATGCCTATTAATTGTCATCATAAGCAGGATTGTATTAGGGATGCGAACTTATATGAACGAAAACGCATATTTACAGATTAAATAAAGTTAACTCTATTGTCGGTTCAATCAATCAAGGCTTGATCATGTGTTTTCATTTCTTTGTTTTGTGGGTCACTGAAGTTTGATCAAATTCTTGTTTAATGTGTTTGGTTACTGTGccgtttattttattttattacatgTAATATCAACTGATCATGTCTTGCAGTTAGAGCTGGCCAACAGCACGGGCTGACCTGGCCCGGATCCGGCCCGTCTTGGCCCGTTATTTTATGCAACTTGGCCTGGCCCCGCCGTTAATCCTGGCCTGGTCAGGGTCCTGAAATTCCAGCCCAGCCTTGGCccgccattttagcaaaaaaaaataaaataaaataaaataaaatggtaagGCCCGCCCTTAGCCCGCCTCTGGTCCTGGCCCGGGTCAAGCATATCCCAGCCCGGCCCGGCCAAGCCTGACCCTTCCCTCTGGCCTGGCCCGGGTTTGACCAGGAGAGCCCGGCTCGCCCCCTGACCAGCTCGGCCCGGGCCTAGGCCCGGCCCGAGTACAAGTCTACTTGCAGTGGTTGGACATAATATAaggatatactccctccattattttatatatgtcattctcacatttcgagacacttaCTTCTCTCTTtaatatctctcaaaatatataAGTTAATAATATGAAATGTATACTCTTTTGAAAGCAAATTTTATGACGAATCTAatgatataattttcataattttttctagagtatatttttgtataaatgaaagtcaaaggcttacctcgtaaaaCAAAAACatcatatataaaataatggaggAAGTACATAAGCAAGTTACTTCGTAGTTCGTACCTACATGTGCACTATTGATTATTGACCATTAATTGTGGGTATGTAAGTTTTGGATATAACATACTCCATCTCTCTCGATTATTTGTTGTCTTTTTCTATATTTGGGTGTCTGAGTGAGTTGttctcctttctattttaagaatgaacttgattaacaatttgatcattcacactcaatttgttccacttgtcatttagtaattggactcttcctctttccttggtttttgtgccaaaatcaaaggacaacaaatgaccgggacggagggataTATAATAATTATGTTATTAGCATAAAGTTGTTTTTTATGCTCCTCTGTTTTTTGTTCTTATTAGTTATTACTACTTATTTGCTTGAATTATTTGTTATATCATGGTTATAATTAATAACAAATTATATAATCTTGAAAATAGCTATTGTTttggtaaattattttaatttgcgGTGGTGACTTGGCCAAATCGGGTTATCTACTAACAGTTAAAATAATTCATAAGGAGTCCGGAATGTTTTTGCTTCTTGAATTAGTTTCTATAATTTCCTGTCCAAAGGGGGAAGTTGTATAAGTTAATTTGAGTAAGTGGTTGAGTAAATACAAGTGTAATAATTTAATTTCTTGGAAATTTATCTGCCCAAAGGtgatttatttttaaaaaatttcCTTGTCTATTTATTTGGAGGTAGTTATTATGTCTTGTGTATTCTGCCCAAAGAGGAATGCATAAGGTATAATATGATTCCTGTTGGAGGTagttattgtgttttgtgtatTCGGCCCAAAGGTAAATGCATAAAATATAATATGAATTCCCGTGAGAATATTGTGACTCCCCTAGCATATTCTTGTATAAAGTTATAAAGAAAGTTACCCATAAAGTTATAAGACACATGATAATTCGAGAGTCATGAAGCTGATGCCATGACCAGCTTCGCGGTCATGGTTAATGATATTTTGGAAAAGGTCCGCGTTTCGCGGGGTAGTGATTATTTTGACTTTGACTTATGGATGAGTAACGAAGTGTCTAGCCGCATTGATCATAGGACCAAGGTGGCCACTCCCAACGATAAATGGGAGGAAAAATACTTTCACTTTGGTTTCAAGTTCATCAATTTTGGTTGCCATTTTGGGGTTTTTTCAGTTCAGAAGTGAACATACTTTTGAAGTTGATTGTGATCAATATCTCTCTCTATTTGTGTTGTATAGATAGATACAAACAGAATTGGGTTGTGGTGCAAATCGTGGAAGGAAGGTTTACCTTATACCTTAGAAGAATAGTTGAACAATTGGAAAACATTTAGAGCATGGAAGGAGAAAAGGATAGGGCAAAGGACGATTCCGCGACTTGTTTTTTGATGCTGGCAATTGCTAAGATTTTATCTGCTTTTATTTGTGTTGGTTATCGTTTTGTAAGCTTGTTTGGGACCCTACTCGCTGTAGGTCTCAGGGTTTACCCCGCcttttaatcaaaaaaaaaaaaaagatacaaACAGAATTCTACCTGATATCCGTTTTAAATTTATGAGGAATTAATTAGTTAGaataaaacaaaagcagaatgcatagataaaagaaatatatttattttatatttttattatatACTTTAcctcataattttattttaataatagtTATAAATGTATTTACGGTTGATATAAATCAAGTTaaaaaaatacgaaaaaaaaTACGAGCAAGAATTGCATAAAATATGCGTGTTAAACATGCACAAATCTCGCAACTCAAGCACATTTACACATCAATAAATCGCCCTTGAAATAACGAGGATAATTATTGTGGGTGTCCATCTTTGAATTTCCACCGGAATATCGAATTTCTGATTGGTTGCCCGTTGGAATACAATTCCACCGGAATATCGAATTACTGGGAATTAAGCTTCCACATAAAATTCACGTGAATTAGCAAATTTCGTTTGGTTGCCGATATAGGAATTCAATTACACATGAGTTTGCAATTACCTAGGAGGACCTAGGTAATCCAACTCCTCCATTGTTGAGAAGTTGAAAACTTCTTTGAAAATGAAATGCCTACATTATGGCAAAAAAAGGCAACCAAACAAATCCCAATTTTATAAttcactaggtagtatcccgcgcttcgcgcggcctgttttaatattttatgattataattgaagaaaaattatataattcatatatgaccttcaatattttctcttataaataatttttctcaaatttaatatttttaggtttaacttcaatgttttaaaataaaatacataagagttttaattaaaactaataagtaataattaattatgcaagatcaacgttttataaataaatttgtgactggtgaaatatcatattaatcaaaataaaatttatccgaataatacaacaatcaacaataagctctcaaattatatcatttcacgatactttatgtctcaaatcaattaatatttattcaaaatgatgtgaacatagttttatataatttttaattttttatgtataacatgtgacatttatctatcaaacatatagagttcaaactcagcttattcaaatgttttgattgtgtcttgcatgtgatatgtgtcaaacatatctatgagaaatttgcaccttttattttcttaaacaattatatataatgatgtttaagagtttattacctgtaaatataataggttgaactttctcaaatattattttttgatgtttaacttcaaatatttaaaagataacatataaaatatttaactaaaagtaatacggagtatttggttagtcataatcaatattttatatttgacttatacatatttaattaaagatattaaagaaaaatgtaacgtgttttctacttttacatgtcgtttataatactatactCCAATGACGAAGCTCGGGTTTGGCCAAATGGGCCATGGCCCGGGTGCATTTTTCAAGTACAAGTAACAAATGGTACTAATGAAACTGCAAGTTTATTGTAGCAAAATGGTTAACACTTCACCTAATAGTGGATTGGCATGTTGAAGTCCTGGGTTCGAATCATGGGAAGGCCCTTGGTTTtagattttgttttgttttttttaacaattttcttATTTAACGGTTTTAGATTTATTATCATttatattttggatttattacagCGTATAAATAAAGGAAcgttatatatataaaatatggaGTAAGTTGGTAGAAAAAAATCAATGTATAATTTAGTAATTACATAAAACAGATAATTCTATATATATCGAATATACTAAaataataatatgaaatctataataAATGAGTGTAGAAATGGGGCGAAGTGAAATATCGGCCCGGGTTATAATTTTACCCTAGCTTCGTCCCTGCTATACTcgtattacttaataatcattacttttgttttgattattcaaatgcactcgtgATCACTATgtatatacacactcgtacacaTTACTCGCTATCACACTattgaaacctatcaaaatctcatatgtattcaatttgtccaatataatttttttcattcccagaCTATAAATACTTAtttcttagtagtttttttaaagttgtgtttttaatatatacaatgactcttccaaatatatttttctaaatggatttaatagtctaagttttataactttctcaaaatgtttttttacgtaaatgtaaagcattgggagacactcactttaatcatctctacatatcaaaatgaatatttcaataaatataatgaaaattatactcaattgaaagcatttttcacaatgaacgtaattatttacattttagaatttttatcaaaataactttttaataaatttagaatcaaatcaccgtaattatttaataaaattttataataaaatttattaaactataattaatattttgctgagatttatacagtatttattatgtttgtatttaatttcagctgtaattaatacgtgtatttatggctgggttgacacgtgacgcatccacagcgtttcaaccaGTTTTTTgtatatactccctcttattcactatattcttcacctttttttttacaagaaataagaaagttaatttggaccacacaaaatatACTATCCACAtgcaattgaatttggaccacataaatcaaccaaaaaaaaagggaaaaaaaccgGAATAATCCGAAAAAGGAAATATGGAAGAATGTAGTGAATATGTGGGAATATATAAGATGAGATTTTACAACTTGTCGACAAGAAGTCAATCAAACAAGGCTTACACTTGTCGACAACAAGTCAATCGTCACGGAAAAGACAAGTTGTTCGGTGGTGTACGTACACAATCCCCCACCACTCCACCAATCATTTTAGATTGACCTCGTGCCACCCGTGGGAAAGCCATTTTCTTACTTAAATTCTTGTGTTACATTTGCTTATTCGTTTTAAATTTAAAACGTGTCAAATAA from Silene latifolia isolate original U9 population chromosome 3, ASM4854445v1, whole genome shotgun sequence harbors:
- the LOC141648662 gene encoding scopoletin glucosyltransferase-like, which encodes MSTRIDEIETKVKIFFLPFIVGSGHLGPMINAARLFATHPQVKVKIITTPRNADLFQNIINHAHEAGHDISFVTVELPTAKVGLPDNIDGILNSTSNEVKAKLFKAIFMLKGTILDILVENRADCLVTDPLYPWALDVSKAVEVPWIVFHSSSLFVLCAQDSLTRFTPHHTVGSDSEPFFLPGLPDRVYFTRSGIPDSFRGQTVGAEFLDAVQRSVEQSYAMMVNSFDELEVSYVDYCKRVLRRKRLFLVGPLHCYSAIKMSDDKHNGDGKIDSTMQWLDSKLPNSVVYVSFGSYAALCREQSHELAFGLESSGKPFVWVARVNLFDENWFPMGFEDRIKKSNQGLIIKEWAPQVSILSHPSVGAFMTHCGWNSILEGLSSGVTMITWPLRAEQFFNESLVVDVLKVGIRVGNEEWMSEDAEPKLNVSKEKVAVAVARMMDGGEEVVGMRKRVEEYMVKCKEAVEVGGSSYQHVYDLVDDLKTLRKSSKSMTS